The following proteins are encoded in a genomic region of Verrucomicrobiia bacterium:
- a CDS encoding acyl-CoA desaturase yields MSDTAAATSRSLPRFLAVLINWFDADFRAEDPAVLKARPDRIEWVRCIPFAFMHLGCLGAIWTGWSWFAVGFAVFLYFARMFAVTGFLHRYFSHRTFSTSRAWQWVLAVWAGTCVQRGALWWAYTHRHHHAHSDEEADKHSPRQHGFLWSHIGWITSSKNFPTDYRRVKDLARYPELVFLNRFDVLIPALFAVALFLFGHVLWRFFPQLGTTGFQMLVWGFFISTTALFHGTACINSMAHVWGRKRYETGDDSRNSFLLSLITLGEGWHNNHHRYKGCVRQGFYWWEIDITYYLLKVMSWTGLIWDLRAVPGEAYDRTKQLPDSRRGA; encoded by the coding sequence ATGTCCGACACCGCCGCTGCGACGTCCAGATCTCTGCCGCGATTCCTCGCCGTTCTCATCAATTGGTTTGACGCCGATTTCCGGGCTGAAGACCCGGCAGTGCTCAAGGCGCGTCCCGACCGTATTGAGTGGGTGCGCTGCATTCCCTTCGCCTTCATGCACCTCGGGTGTTTGGGGGCGATCTGGACGGGATGGAGCTGGTTCGCGGTCGGTTTCGCGGTGTTCCTGTACTTTGCCCGCATGTTTGCGGTCACGGGCTTCCTGCACCGGTACTTTTCCCATCGCACCTTTTCCACCTCCCGGGCGTGGCAATGGGTGCTGGCCGTCTGGGCGGGCACCTGCGTCCAGCGGGGAGCCCTCTGGTGGGCCTACACCCACCGCCATCACCACGCCCATTCCGACGAAGAGGCCGACAAGCACTCCCCGAGGCAGCATGGATTCTTGTGGTCGCACATCGGCTGGATCACCAGTTCGAAAAATTTTCCCACGGACTACCGGCGCGTGAAGGATCTCGCCCGCTATCCCGAGCTGGTGTTCCTGAACCGGTTCGATGTGCTGATCCCGGCCTTGTTCGCCGTGGCGCTGTTCCTCTTCGGCCATGTGCTCTGGCGCTTTTTCCCGCAGCTCGGGACGACCGGGTTCCAGATGCTCGTCTGGGGCTTCTTCATCAGCACCACGGCGCTGTTCCATGGCACGGCGTGCATCAATTCCATGGCGCATGTCTGGGGTCGCAAGCGGTACGAGACCGGGGATGACAGCCGCAACAGCTTCCTGCTGTCCCTGATCACGCTGGGCGAGGGCTGGCACAACAACCACCATCGCTACAAGGGCTGCGTGCGGCAGGGATTCTATTGGTGGGAAATTGACATCACCTACTACCTCCTGAAGGTGATGTCGTGGACCGGACTGATCTGGGACCTGCGGGCCGTTCCTGGCGAGGCCTACGACCGGACCAAGCAGCTGCCCGATTCCCGCCGCGGCGCCTGA
- a CDS encoding FAD-dependent oxidoreductase has product MPSGPPSPPVAGSPAACSPPRVAIVGTGIAGLGCAWFLNGRHDLTLFEQADYAGGHSNTVEVTAGGTSVAFDTGFMVFNRVTYPNLCRLFDDLGVPVKPTSMSFSVQHLPAGLEFCGSGWNHLFAQRRNLVRPRFWRLLQAIHRFNRDAVAALGDPQWAAVPLGEYVRRQGYGRDLLDWYLVPMASAVWSTPADRMLEFPAVALLRFFHNHGFLGLHTQHPWWTVDGGAREYVRRLRARLRARVHLETPVRSVKRLAGGGAVVTTADGRNETFDRVILACHADQSLALLDDAEPEERRVLGAFRYQPNLATVHTDPGVMPRRRLAWSSWNHRVESAAGGAVRAQTVYWMNRLQGLAGPTQYFVSINGGHAVAPDRILREIPYEHPLFSLEAVRAQEALPGLNRRKPGPAVLFAGSYFRHGFHEDALAAALDCIRALDGSA; this is encoded by the coding sequence ATTCCATCCGGCCCGCCCTCTCCCCCCGTGGCCGGTTCCCCTGCAGCCTGCAGCCCGCCCCGGGTCGCCATTGTCGGCACCGGCATCGCCGGACTCGGCTGTGCCTGGTTTCTCAACGGGCGGCACGACCTCACACTGTTTGAGCAGGCGGACTACGCCGGTGGACACTCCAACACGGTGGAGGTGACTGCCGGCGGGACATCGGTGGCATTCGACACCGGGTTCATGGTCTTCAACCGGGTCACCTATCCGAACCTGTGCCGGCTGTTCGACGACCTGGGCGTGCCGGTCAAGCCCACCTCGATGTCCTTCAGCGTCCAGCACCTGCCGGCAGGGCTGGAGTTTTGCGGCTCCGGATGGAACCACCTCTTCGCCCAGCGCCGGAATCTGGTGCGCCCCCGGTTTTGGCGGCTGCTGCAGGCGATCCATCGCTTCAACCGCGATGCCGTCGCCGCCCTCGGGGATCCCCAATGGGCAGCGGTGCCGCTCGGGGAGTATGTCCGACGTCAGGGCTACGGGCGGGACCTTCTGGACTGGTATCTCGTCCCCATGGCCAGTGCGGTCTGGAGCACGCCCGCCGACCGCATGCTCGAGTTTCCCGCCGTCGCATTGCTGCGATTCTTCCATAATCATGGATTCCTCGGTCTTCACACGCAGCATCCGTGGTGGACCGTGGACGGCGGGGCTCGGGAATATGTCCGGCGCCTGCGGGCGCGGCTCCGGGCCAGGGTGCATCTGGAAACCCCCGTGCGCTCCGTGAAGCGGCTCGCTGGCGGAGGGGCGGTGGTGACCACGGCCGACGGCCGGAACGAGACCTTCGATCGGGTCATTCTTGCCTGCCATGCGGATCAGTCGCTTGCGTTGCTGGACGATGCCGAACCGGAGGAACGCCGGGTGCTCGGAGCGTTCCGGTACCAGCCCAACCTCGCGACGGTGCACACCGATCCCGGCGTCATGCCGCGCCGCCGTCTGGCCTGGTCGTCCTGGAATCACCGGGTGGAATCGGCGGCCGGTGGCGCGGTGCGCGCCCAGACCGTGTACTGGATGAACCGGTTGCAGGGACTGGCCGGACCCACCCAGTATTTCGTGTCCATCAACGGTGGCCACGCGGTGGCGCCGGATCGCATCCTCCGGGAGATCCCCTACGAGCATCCCCTGTTCAGTCTTGAGGCCGTTCGGGCCCAGGAGGCCCTGCCAGGGCTCAATCGGCGCAAGCCCGGGCCGGCGGTGCTGTTCGCCGGCAGTTACTTTCGCCATGGGTTCCACGAGGACGCCCTCGCCGCCGCCCTGGACTGCATCCGGGCGCTCGATGGTTCCGCCTGA
- a CDS encoding TolC family protein → MKFPTSLGLVSLALGTAALGAPNSVQSISLEECLQRAFQDNLEIQIIRYSPELAELNLMGSYGAYDPNFSFSYGANRSQQPAQLGVGQVPIPGNVSWSQNGSLGLSGLLPTGADYRLFGNLLSQRSFFNEQYQAFAPASAGIQVSQPLLRDFWIDSARWAIALNKKTILQEEQSIRAQLITTAADVQLAYYDLAAAVKGIEVQRQAVELAERLLMENRKRVEVGALAPLEEKQAEAQVAQSRADLISAQQVFNVAQNTLKRLMTSDYSEIVETTFQPSDSFRPHPYPFNRQESWSRGLTLRPDVVQLQVELEKQNVTLRFRRNQLFPTLDLTSSFGVQAQNQVGGTNYYRRDGIVGQSLNDIANVEYKNYGIGAVLNFPLGNRSARSSYRAAKVERERLILQYKQLEQSIMVALDNEILAAQTSYERVGATRQARIYAEAALDAEQKKLENGKSTTFEVLRLQRDLTTASRDEVRAVADYFRAMSVLFRDEGSTLDRLGVRITTN, encoded by the coding sequence ATGAAATTCCCCACGTCGTTGGGTCTCGTGTCACTCGCCCTGGGCACCGCGGCCCTTGGAGCACCGAATTCCGTTCAGTCCATTTCGCTTGAGGAATGCCTTCAGCGCGCGTTTCAGGACAACCTGGAGATCCAGATCATCCGCTACTCTCCGGAGCTGGCGGAGCTGAACCTGATGGGAAGCTACGGGGCCTACGATCCGAATTTTTCGTTCAGCTACGGGGCCAACCGTTCCCAGCAGCCCGCGCAGTTGGGCGTGGGCCAGGTCCCGATCCCGGGCAACGTCAGCTGGTCACAGAACGGCAGCCTCGGCCTGAGCGGGCTGCTGCCGACCGGTGCCGACTACCGGCTTTTCGGCAACCTGCTTTCCCAGCGCAGCTTCTTCAACGAGCAGTATCAGGCGTTTGCCCCGGCCAGCGCCGGCATCCAGGTCTCCCAGCCCCTGCTGCGGGACTTCTGGATTGACAGCGCACGCTGGGCGATTGCGCTCAACAAGAAGACGATCCTGCAGGAGGAGCAGAGCATCCGGGCGCAGTTGATCACCACGGCCGCCGACGTTCAGCTGGCCTATTATGACCTGGCGGCGGCGGTGAAGGGCATCGAGGTGCAGCGGCAGGCCGTGGAACTCGCGGAGCGGCTGCTCATGGAGAACCGCAAGCGGGTGGAGGTGGGGGCCCTCGCCCCCCTGGAAGAGAAACAGGCCGAGGCCCAGGTCGCCCAGAGCCGCGCCGACCTCATCAGCGCCCAGCAGGTGTTCAATGTGGCGCAGAACACCCTCAAGCGGCTGATGACCTCGGACTATTCCGAGATCGTGGAGACCACGTTCCAGCCGTCGGATTCGTTTCGCCCCCATCCATATCCCTTCAACCGGCAGGAGAGTTGGTCGCGGGGACTGACGCTCCGGCCGGATGTTGTCCAGCTCCAGGTCGAACTGGAGAAGCAGAACGTCACGCTGCGGTTCCGGCGCAACCAGTTGTTTCCGACGCTCGACCTGACCAGCAGTTTCGGCGTCCAGGCGCAGAACCAGGTTGGCGGGACCAATTACTACCGCCGCGATGGGATCGTGGGCCAAAGCCTCAACGACATCGCCAACGTCGAGTACAAGAACTACGGCATCGGCGCGGTATTGAACTTCCCCCTCGGCAACCGCTCCGCGAGGAGCAGTTACCGGGCGGCCAAGGTCGAGCGCGAGCGCCTGATCCTCCAATACAAGCAGCTGGAACAGTCCATCATGGTGGCGCTCGACAATGAAATTCTGGCGGCCCAGACCTCCTACGAACGGGTGGGTGCCACCCGGCAGGCCCGCATCTATGCCGAGGCGGCACTCGATGCCGAACAGAAGAAGCTGGAGAACGGCAAGAGCACCACCTTCGAGGTGCTGCGTCTCCAACGCGACCTCACCACCGCCAGCCGCGATGAGGTGCGCGCCGTGGCCGATTACTTCCGGGCGATGAGCGTGCTGTTCCGCGATGAGGGATCCACGCTCGACCGCCTCGGCGTCCGGATCACCACCAACTGA
- a CDS encoding phosphoglucosamine mutase — translation MTAHKRIFGTDGVRGLANVEPVTAETALKLGRAAAHVFKNLLGTARNRVRHRIVIGKDTRLSGYMLENALSSGVLSMGVDVIFIGPLPTPGVAYVTRSLRADAGIVITASHNPYDDNGIKFFRHDGFKLDDQIEAQIEHLVFSGEIEMVRPTASQIGKAFRVDDALGRYVEHAKASFPRRLSLEGMRIVVDCGHGAAYKSTPEVLQELGAELMVFGNQPNGTNINHECGSMNPGLLCAKVREYRADLGIAHDGDADRVLLCDEAGRLIDGDDILAITGLAMLEAGTLAKKTVVTTVMSNAGLAATLRAAGGEVVATQVGDKHVIDLMLAEGFNLGGEQSGHLIFREHSTTGDGLVAALQILSAMKTGAKRLSELVRCWSRYPQLTVNLRVPSKDRPLEDIGELAERMQAAREALEPLGGRVLLRYSGTESKVRLLVEGPDSGVMDRWSREICALLRKHVKAEG, via the coding sequence ATGACCGCACACAAACGCATTTTTGGCACCGACGGCGTCCGGGGCCTCGCCAATGTCGAGCCGGTGACCGCGGAAACCGCGCTCAAACTCGGGCGTGCCGCGGCCCATGTGTTCAAGAACCTGCTCGGGACGGCGCGCAACCGGGTCCGGCACCGGATTGTGATCGGCAAGGACACGCGGCTTTCCGGGTACATGCTGGAGAACGCCTTGTCCTCCGGGGTGCTGTCCATGGGGGTGGACGTCATCTTCATCGGCCCCCTGCCCACGCCGGGCGTCGCCTATGTCACCCGGTCGCTGCGGGCCGATGCGGGCATCGTGATCACGGCATCGCACAACCCTTACGACGACAACGGCATCAAGTTCTTCCGTCACGACGGCTTCAAGCTCGACGATCAGATCGAGGCCCAGATCGAGCACCTGGTGTTCAGCGGGGAGATCGAGATGGTGCGTCCGACGGCGAGCCAGATCGGCAAGGCGTTCCGGGTGGACGACGCCCTGGGCCGCTACGTGGAGCACGCCAAGGCGTCGTTCCCGCGGCGGCTCTCGCTGGAGGGCATGCGCATCGTGGTGGATTGCGGCCATGGCGCCGCCTACAAGTCCACGCCTGAGGTGCTCCAGGAACTCGGGGCCGAACTGATGGTCTTCGGCAATCAACCGAACGGCACCAACATCAACCACGAGTGCGGCTCCATGAACCCGGGGCTGCTGTGCGCCAAGGTTCGCGAATACCGCGCCGACCTCGGCATCGCCCACGATGGGGATGCCGACCGGGTGCTGCTCTGTGACGAGGCCGGCCGGCTGATTGACGGCGACGACATCCTGGCGATCACCGGACTGGCGATGCTGGAGGCGGGGACGCTGGCAAAGAAGACGGTGGTGACCACGGTGATGAGCAATGCCGGTCTGGCGGCCACGCTTCGGGCGGCCGGCGGGGAGGTGGTCGCCACCCAGGTCGGAGACAAGCACGTCATTGACCTCATGCTGGCGGAGGGATTCAACCTCGGCGGTGAGCAGAGCGGTCACCTGATCTTCCGCGAGCACAGCACGACGGGCGACGGACTGGTCGCCGCCCTGCAGATCCTCAGTGCCATGAAAACGGGGGCGAAACGGCTTTCGGAACTGGTCCGTTGCTGGAGCCGCTATCCCCAGCTCACGGTGAACCTCCGGGTGCCGTCCAAGGATCGTCCGCTCGAGGACATCGGGGAGCTTGCCGAACGAATGCAGGCGGCCCGGGAAGCCCTCGAACCGCTGGGGGGGCGGGTGCTGCTGCGCTACTCCGGGACGGAATCCAAGGTGCGACTGCTGGTCGAGGGTCCGGACTCCGGGGTGATGGACCGATGGTCACGGGAGATCTGCGCCCTGCTTCGCAAGCATGTGAAGGCGGAGGGCTGA
- the cdaA gene encoding diadenylate cyclase CdaA: protein MNLWVWIQNGWRPAVEIMILAVGIYSAFQFVRGTRGAQMLTGLLALLLFLTIVTRLLDLKVLNVLLNQFFGVLALALVVIFQPELRRMLAELGTLPVFVSTRQQRENIEDIIQTVDRLAPVKIGALIAIERNQQLAEVVEGGVPINCDLTPEMLETIFFPNNALHDGGVVVRDNRILRAAAIFPLTTRQDLPKSVGTRHRAAIGLTEETDAVVVVVSDETGSIAYAQRGQLTRGITVEELRAFLTSVLVPRLPARGFAAWLARLRATFRPLTTTES from the coding sequence ATGAACCTCTGGGTCTGGATTCAGAACGGCTGGCGTCCCGCGGTGGAGATCATGATCCTCGCGGTGGGCATCTATTCGGCCTTCCAGTTTGTCCGCGGCACCCGTGGCGCCCAGATGCTCACCGGGCTGCTGGCCCTGCTGCTCTTCCTGACCATCGTTACGCGCCTGCTGGATCTGAAGGTGCTCAATGTCCTGCTGAACCAGTTTTTCGGGGTGCTGGCCCTGGCGCTGGTGGTGATCTTCCAGCCGGAGCTTCGCCGGATGCTGGCCGAGCTGGGCACCCTGCCCGTGTTCGTGAGCACCCGGCAGCAGCGGGAGAACATCGAGGACATCATCCAAACGGTGGACCGCCTCGCCCCGGTCAAGATCGGGGCGTTGATCGCCATTGAGCGAAACCAGCAGCTTGCGGAAGTGGTCGAGGGCGGGGTGCCGATCAACTGCGACCTCACCCCGGAGATGCTGGAGACGATCTTTTTTCCCAACAACGCGCTGCATGACGGCGGCGTGGTGGTGCGGGACAACCGGATTCTCCGGGCCGCCGCCATCTTCCCGCTCACGACGCGGCAGGATCTGCCCAAGTCGGTCGGCACGCGGCATCGCGCGGCGATCGGGCTGACCGAGGAGACCGATGCCGTGGTCGTGGTGGTGTCCGACGAGACGGGCAGCATCGCCTACGCGCAGCGCGGCCAGCTCACCCGGGGCATCACCGTGGAGGAATTGCGGGCCTTCCTCACCTCCGTGCTGGTGCCGCGGCTGCCGGCGCGCGGATTCGCCGCGTGGCTGGCCCGGCTCCGCGCCACGTTCCGGCCGCTCACCACCACCGAGTCTTGA
- the folP gene encoding dihydropteroate synthase: MEWSGRKFQFQFPRPTLTMGVVNVTPDSFSDGGRFLAPSEAIRHGLRLVEEGADLLDVGGESTRPGASPVPEAEELRRVLPVLEGLAGRCGVPVSVDTRKPVVARAAVAAGAAIINDIAAAADDGAMAAVVAETGAGYIAMHMQGTPETMQRDPTYGDVVAEVDAFFLRRLDGLMASGVRREQVALDPGIGFGKTPDHTLDLLGRLGKFTTRDRPLVLGVSRKSFLGALLGTAVGGRLAGGLACAVWAVLHGAQVIRTHDVAATVQALRMTEALRARQPEFP; the protein is encoded by the coding sequence ATGGAGTGGTCCGGACGGAAGTTTCAGTTCCAGTTTCCGCGTCCGACCCTGACCATGGGCGTTGTGAACGTGACGCCCGACTCCTTTTCCGATGGCGGACGGTTTCTGGCTCCGTCGGAGGCCATCCGGCATGGACTGCGCCTCGTGGAGGAAGGGGCGGACCTGCTGGACGTGGGCGGTGAGTCCACACGTCCGGGGGCAAGCCCCGTCCCCGAGGCGGAGGAACTCCGGCGGGTGCTGCCGGTCCTTGAGGGCCTCGCCGGGCGTTGCGGGGTTCCCGTTTCGGTGGACACCCGGAAACCCGTCGTGGCCCGGGCCGCCGTGGCCGCAGGCGCCGCGATCATCAACGACATCGCCGCGGCCGCAGACGACGGCGCCATGGCGGCGGTGGTGGCCGAAACCGGCGCCGGATACATCGCCATGCACATGCAGGGGACGCCCGAAACCATGCAGCGCGATCCGACCTATGGGGATGTGGTGGCCGAGGTGGACGCCTTTTTTTTGCGCCGGCTGGACGGCCTGATGGCGTCGGGCGTGCGCCGGGAGCAGGTCGCGCTGGATCCGGGAATCGGCTTCGGAAAGACCCCCGACCACACTTTGGATTTGCTCGGCCGCCTGGGGAAATTTACAACGCGGGATCGTCCGCTCGTCCTCGGCGTCTCGCGCAAGTCCTTCCTGGGCGCCCTGCTCGGGACGGCGGTGGGCGGACGCCTCGCCGGCGGCCTGGCCTGCGCGGTCTGGGCGGTGCTCCACGGGGCGCAGGTCATCCGCACCCACGATGTGGCGGCAACGGTCCAGGCCCTGCGCATGACCGAGGCCCTCCGGGCGAGACAACCCGAATTCCCATGA
- a CDS encoding VOC family protein, translating to MKVSRLLHTRYRLNDLERSVAFYRDVLGLEEVRRHKSPRGSELVFLKAPESEETIELCHYPSSGPVVVQPDLTHLAFEVASLEAFGRHLESLGLKYSDGPHYRADGTGGFAFVDAPEGYEVELIQRSPEARAGGGTY from the coding sequence ATGAAGGTTTCCCGGCTCCTGCACACGCGATACCGCCTGAATGATCTGGAGCGGTCCGTGGCGTTTTACCGTGACGTGCTGGGCCTGGAGGAGGTCCGGCGCCACAAGTCTCCGCGGGGCTCCGAACTGGTGTTCCTCAAGGCGCCGGAGAGCGAGGAAACGATCGAGCTGTGCCACTATCCGTCCTCCGGCCCGGTGGTGGTGCAGCCCGACCTGACCCATCTCGCCTTTGAAGTGGCGTCCCTGGAGGCCTTTGGCCGGCACCTGGAATCGCTGGGCCTGAAGTACTCTGACGGCCCGCATTACCGGGCCGACGGCACCGGCGGGTTCGCCTTCGTGGATGCCCCGGAGGGCTACGAGGTCGAGTTGATCCAGCGGAGTCCGGAGGCACGCGCGGGTGGCGGGACGTATTAG